The segment TACAAATTGTACCGCAACACTGCAATGGAACAGTAAGGATCTTTCAGCCATGCAATACATTGTGCAACGAAAGCTGCCCGGCGAATCAACTTATACCAACATCCAAACCATTGCAGCAAAAGGTTCAACATTCTCTGCACAAAATTATCAGTATAATGACGTAGCAACTGTGGCAGGAATAATTGACTACAGAATACTCCAGGTGATTGATACAAGCACTGCAGGTTATCGTGCTTATGCTATTGACTCAGCTTCTGTAACTGCTGGCAGCGGGTGTAATACAACCAACATTAACGACCCTTCTATCACTATAAAAAAAGTACAGTTGTTTCCGAATCCTATTGCTGACAATTCACTTCAATTAAAATTTACGGAACAAAGCAGTGGACGATTTCTACTGACAGTTTATAACACCACCGGCCAATTAGTTTATACGGAGCAATACAATAAACCAAACGGAATAGTTACACATTCATTCTCGCTTAATCGTCTTGCAAAAGGCAGTTATTTATTAGTTATACTGAAAGATGGGCATCGATATGCCGTTGAGGAATTTGTGAAGCAGTAGCCATTGTTGTTTGCTCACCTGAAAGGTGACTGTACACCATAAACAGTAACAGATATGCAGACAACCGTTGGCTGCACGGACATCAACCCTTCTTTAACAACGCTGCAAACATTGTATCAGCTTTCACTGCATAACCTTTGATCACTTCTTGTTTCAGCAACTGCAACCTTAATTCTTCCTGCATCCACGCCACATTATCTTCATTTTCTTTTTTAAATACTGAACAGGTGATATATAAATAATACCCGTTGGATTTGAGTTGTGCTACTGTATTCGAAACAATCTTTTTCTGCAAGGCACTATATGTTTCAATGGAAGATGATGGAAAGAACGATAATTGTTCAGGCGTTCGCCCCCAGGTGCCGGAGCCACTGCAGGGAACATCGGCGATGATGAGATCAAAAGGTGAATGGTTAGTTGTGAGTGGTGAGTGAAGTGACAAGTCTCTTATGAAACTTTTATAGTCTTTTATTCCTGCTTCCTGGAAACGCTTTTTTAAATTGATAAGAATACTTTCACGTACATCGCTCACCGTAAGATTAATATCGACAAGAATATCTTTTGCCATAATGGATTTACCACCGCTGGCAGCGCAGCAATCCCAAACATTCCATTTTTGATTTTCGATTTTCGATTTCAGATCTTCAAGAAACTCCCCTACTCTCTGCGAACTGTAATCCTGCACCACCGCATCTTTATTCAACATGATAACTTCTTCGATCTTTGTTGCATTTAGCAATGCAACTGTGTTATCACCGGGCACTTGAAAGGAAACATCCGCTGCTTTCAATTGATGCAGCACAGTATCTTTTCGTCCGGGTCGTATCCGCAAAAATAAATCAGGTTGCTGCAAATGACTGAATGCAAATCCAGCAGCATCAATTCCATCGCTCAACTCGTTTGTAAATGGAAAAATCGACGACGCATTAACCGTACTGTTCAACAGTTCAAGTTTTTTTTCTAACCGCATTTCAATCACATCATTCCACTCCGGTTTTAAATGCAGCAATAAATCGCTTGAAGAACGACTGCTGAGAAATAATCCGGCCAACAACTTGTTTTCCAAAGAAATATCCTGCAACGATCTACCTAACCTGAAGTAACAATAACAAAGTTGTGTGATCTGCTTCCTGTCTTTGCTGCCAAATTTTTTATTGGCTGCAAATTGTTTTTTGAGATGCGATGCAAATGGCTCCAAACCGGAATAAGCCGCAATGATCTCTTTAGCAGAATTGATGTATGAATAATAACGGCTCATAGCTGCAAAGAAAAGAAGTTCCTGACAGAGGTAAAATAAAAAAGCGTTCTGCTGTTTTACAGAACGCTGAATTGCAAGTAACCGTTAGAAGTTACGAGGTGTTTTATACTTCTAACAAAGTCTTCACGGGATCTTTTCCGAACAATAACAGTTCAGGATTTTCCAGTAATTCCTTTACACGAACTAAAAAGCTCACACTCTCTCTTCCATCTATAATTCGATGATCATAACTTAATGCCAGGTACATCATTGGGCGAACCACCACTTGTCCGTTCACCGCCATTGGCCGCTCCTGAATTTTATGCATTCCTAAGATAGCACTTTGTGGTAAATTAATAATGGGTGTACTCATCAAACTTCCAAACACACCACCATTGGTGATGGTGAATGTACCGCCGGTAAGTTCTTCCATCGTTAATTTATTATCTCTGGCCTTACCTGCCAATTCCACCACTTTCTTTTCTACATCAGCCATGCTCATGCTTTCAACATTGCGCATTACAGGCACGGTTAAACCACGTGGTGTAGAAACAGCAATGGAAATATCTGCATAATCATGATAAATAATTTCTTCAGCGTCAATGGATGCATTCACCGCCGGCCATTCGCTTAATGCAATAGCACATGCTTTTCCAAAGAAACTCATGAAACCGAGATTCACCCCGTGCAGTTCTTTGAATTTGTCTTTGTACTTACTGCGGATCTCCATAATGCGTGTCATATCCACCTCATTAAAAGTGGTGAGCATGGCAGTGGTGTTCTTACTTTCCACCAAACGACGGCTGATCGTCTTGCGCAGGTTACTCATTTTCTCTTTCCGTACATTGCGGCTA is part of the Lacibacter sediminis genome and harbors:
- a CDS encoding RsmB/NOP family class I SAM-dependent RNA methyltransferase encodes the protein MSRYYSYINSAKEIIAAYSGLEPFASHLKKQFAANKKFGSKDRKQITQLCYCYFRLGRSLQDISLENKLLAGLFLSSRSSSDLLLHLKPEWNDVIEMRLEKKLELLNSTVNASSIFPFTNELSDGIDAAGFAFSHLQQPDLFLRIRPGRKDTVLHQLKAADVSFQVPGDNTVALLNATKIEEVIMLNKDAVVQDYSSQRVGEFLEDLKSKIENQKWNVWDCCAASGGKSIMAKDILVDINLTVSDVRESILINLKKRFQEAGIKDYKSFIRDLSLHSPLTTNHSPFDLIIADVPCSGSGTWGRTPEQLSFFPSSSIETYSALQKKIVSNTVAQLKSNGYYLYITCSVFKKENEDNVAWMQEELRLQLLKQEVIKGYAVKADTMFAALLKKG
- the odhB gene encoding 2-oxoglutarate dehydrogenase complex dihydrolipoyllysine-residue succinyltransferase, which translates into the protein MIDIKVPTVGESISEVSLLKWTKPDGAWVERDEVIAELESEKATFEINAEKAGILKHGAQEGDTLNIGDVVCQIDETAPKPEGAAVAEVPKAEAPKKEEAKSTAPVTAVANDIKATPVAAAIIADKKVDPQTIKASGTGGKILKDDVLQAISNPGKQAFKGAELFSRNVRKEKMSNLRKTISRRLVESKNTTAMLTTFNEVDMTRIMEIRSKYKDKFKELHGVNLGFMSFFGKACAIALSEWPAVNASIDAEEIIYHDYADISIAVSTPRGLTVPVMRNVESMSMADVEKKVVELAGKARDNKLTMEELTGGTFTITNGGVFGSLMSTPIINLPQSAILGMHKIQERPMAVNGQVVVRPMMYLALSYDHRIIDGRESVSFLVRVKELLENPELLLFGKDPVKTLLEV